From Nicotiana tabacum cultivar K326 chromosome 22, ASM71507v2, whole genome shotgun sequence, one genomic window encodes:
- the LOC107781725 gene encoding uncharacterized protein LOC107781725, with product MDLLQPIPQNSQNPEYPAYQRGVHCAYHSGAEGHSTDNCWTLKKAVENLIEQGKMVLRDEEAPNVTNKPLPAHNNGPVIGMICKDKEFDPALKAIIAIADTERKPKATPKQEKGGEKTKTVKIELEKKVEAKAEMAPPKNEVLYILRGRQEKLLIVGIPKKFEVKKGTPTYVPKGAYVVRGTIKLPRLNEPVVIGRVPQNPITDPSAVPWNYQQTLVTYKGKEITGELPGNTFAKKYSDVQEVNNATQKRFPSKKPVSAEEAEAFFQKMKMPDYEVVDQLRKYPEQVSMLSLLKRSAEHQKTLVKTLNEAYVPAETSVEQLERMVERFFAVSQIFFSKNDLPPEGAANNKALHLTVKCEVFYVKRVMVDGGSGVDICPLSTLQRMEIGTGKIRPNNICVRAFDGIKRDSVVEIDLVLTIGPVDFEVTFQVLDMDTSYNFLLSRPRIHAAGAVPSTLHQMGNFENEDQEIVAFEVVVVEQYEEWSPYPQPFLSNASIMVAKEMIKHGFKPGKGLGKALQGISEPITLPITEKFFWIGFHPILEDEDWANERKREGWALPQPLPHLYQTFVKPKYSENEDGEAFTAKEIKDICGAMRQMLYETNMIQLVEGTSTAEVLYMGPDDKIKIGRLRHSQSGGSPGRLVLPLFLHHELP from the exons ATGGATCTGCTACAGCCTATTCCCCAAAACAGCCAGAATCCAGAATATCCAGCTTACCAACGAGGTGTCCACTGTGCTTATCATTCAGGAGCTGAGGGGCATAGTACTGATAACTGTTGGACCTTGAAGAAAGCTGtggaaaatttgattgaacaaggAAAAATGGTGTTGAGGGACGAAGAAGCCCCGAATGTGACCAATAAGCCATTGCCCGCTCATAACAACGGGCCGGTAATCGGGATGATCTGCaaagacaaagagttcgatcccgccttgaaagccataattgctattgctgATACAGAAAGAAAGCCTAAAGCAACCCCGAAGCAGGAGAAAGGGGGAGAGAAGACTAAAACTGTCAAGATTGAACTCGAAAAGAAGGTTGAAGCAAAGGCAGAGATGGCGCCTCCGAAAAATGAGGTTCTCTATATTCTACGAGGTCGCCAAGAAAAGCTGTTAATCGTGGGTATTCCAAAGAAATTTGAAGTGAAAAAGGGAACACCAACATATGTGCCAAAAGGAGCCTATGTGGTCCGTGGGACGATTAAACtgcctcggctgaatgagccagtggttatcggacgcgtgccacagaaCCCAATAACAGACCCGTCTGCGGTGCCATGGAATTATCAACAGACGTTGGTTACAtacaaaggtaaagaaatcacagGAGAACTTCCGGGAAATACCTTTGCTAAGAAATATTCAGATGTACAAGAAGTGAACAATGCCACACAGAAGCGCTTTCCATCCAAGAAGCCTGTAAGTGCTGAGGAGGCAGAGGCTTTCTTCCAGAAAATGAAGATGCCTGATTATGAAGTGGTGGATCAGTTACGCAAGTACCCTGAACAAGTGTCTATGCTATCTTTGTTAAAGAGATCTGCCGAGCATCAGAAGACCCTAGTGAAAACTCTGAATGAGGCGTATGTGCCTGCTGAGACTTCAGTTGAACAACTCGAAAGAATGGTAGAAAGGTTCTTTGCTGTTAGTCAAATTTTCTTTAGTAAGAACGATTTGCCTCCAGAGGGAGCGGCTAACAACAAAGCTTTACATCTGACTGTCAAGTGTGAAGTTTTTTATGTCAAGCGAGTAATGGTGGATGGGGGTtcgggtgttgacatttgtccacTCTCTACACTGCAGAGAATGGAAATCGGGACTGGAAAGATTCGTCCCAATAACATCTGTGTAAGAGCTTTTGATGGCATTAAGAGGGATTCCGTCGTAGAGATAGATCTGGTATTAACCATAGGCCCAGTGGATTTCGAGGTGACCTTCCAAGTTTTGGACATGGATACATCTTACAACTTTCTCCTAAGTAGGCCTAGGATCCATGCCGCGGGGGCTGTACCTTCCACCCTTCACCAAATGGGGAATTTCGAGAATGAAGATcaggaaattgtg gctttcgaagttgtaGTGGTGGAACAGTACGAAGAGTGGAGCCCTTACCCCCAACCTTTCCTATCTAATGCTTCGATCATGGTGGCAAAAGAGATGATCAAACATGGTTTCAAGCCGGGAAAAGGATTGGGAAAAGCTCTACAAGGAATATCGGAGCCAATAACCCTACCCATAACAGAAAAGTTTTTTTGGATAGGTTTCCACCCTATCCTAGAAGATGAAGATTGGGCAAATGAGAGGAAAAGGGAAGGATGGGCCTTGCCACAGCCATTGCCACATCTATATCAGACCTTTGTCAAGCCAAAATACAGCGAGAATGAAGATGGTGAGGCCTTCACAGccaaagaaatcaaagatatatGTGGAGCTATGAGGCAAATGCTTTATGAAACCAACATGATTCAGCTAGTGGAAGGTactagcaccgctgaggtgctctACATGGGACCAGATGATAAAATCAAAATTGGAAGG